Proteins from a genomic interval of Mycobacteriales bacterium:
- the dprA gene encoding DNA-processing protein DprA translates to MSDEERLARAALTRVSEPGHQDVARLVRSVGVITAWAALRSRDPRVRDSRLAGVALRADVTDPERDLETISREGGRLVCPGDAEWPEALDVLVAADCAPFALWVRGSGSLASLDGRAVAVVGTRAASEYGLYVAGELGAGLADRGWVVVSGGAYGIDGAAHRGCLVAEGATVAVLACGVDVRYPSGHARLFDRIRESGLLVSEHPPGAQPFRTRFLQRNRLIAALGLGTVVVEAGVRSGALSTAAHAARLGRMVMAVPGQVTESGSAGCHRLIRDVAATLVRGIDDVVEAVGRLGADLGPEGPGSPSGSARDGLPAEAARVLDAVPVRRAVGPEQIAVTAGFDPATVLGSLGLLAGLGLVERSGEGWRLGPAAMPSRRAGPRFRPPGAPNGRQAVQSRPAGRQLPFGGSGGAA, encoded by the coding sequence GTGAGTGACGAGGAACGGCTGGCCCGAGCTGCGCTGACTCGGGTCAGCGAGCCGGGACACCAGGACGTGGCTCGGTTGGTGCGCTCGGTGGGGGTGATCACCGCCTGGGCCGCGCTTCGGTCGCGGGACCCGCGCGTGCGGGACAGCCGACTGGCGGGGGTCGCCCTGCGGGCCGACGTCACCGATCCCGAGCGCGACCTCGAGACCATCAGCCGGGAGGGCGGCCGGCTGGTCTGCCCCGGCGACGCCGAGTGGCCCGAGGCGCTCGACGTGCTCGTCGCGGCCGACTGCGCCCCATTCGCGCTCTGGGTCCGCGGCAGCGGGTCCCTCGCGAGCCTCGACGGCCGAGCGGTGGCGGTCGTCGGCACCCGGGCGGCCAGCGAGTACGGGCTCTACGTCGCGGGCGAACTCGGTGCCGGGCTCGCCGACCGGGGGTGGGTGGTGGTCTCCGGCGGGGCCTACGGCATCGACGGGGCCGCGCATCGCGGTTGCCTGGTTGCCGAGGGCGCTACCGTCGCGGTCCTCGCCTGCGGCGTGGATGTGCGTTACCCCAGCGGCCATGCCCGGCTCTTCGATCGGATCCGGGAGTCCGGCCTGCTCGTCTCCGAGCACCCCCCAGGGGCGCAACCGTTCCGGACCCGTTTCCTCCAGCGCAACCGGCTGATCGCGGCCCTCGGGCTCGGCACGGTCGTCGTCGAAGCCGGGGTCCGCAGCGGCGCCCTCTCCACGGCGGCGCATGCCGCCCGGCTCGGCCGGATGGTCATGGCCGTTCCCGGGCAGGTCACCGAGTCCGGCTCCGCCGGCTGCCACCGGCTGATCCGCGACGTCGCCGCGACCCTGGTCCGGGGGATCGACGACGTGGTGGAGGCGGTGGGGCGTCTGGGGGCCGATCTCGGGCCGGAGGGGCCGGGGTCGCCGTCCGGATCGGCCCGCGACGGACTGCCCGCCGAGGCCGCCCGGGTCCTGGACGCGGTTCCCGTCCGCCGCGCGGTTGGTCCCGAGCAGATCGCCGTCACCGCCGGTTTCGACCCGGCAACCGTGCTCGGCAGCCTGGGGTTGCTCGCCGGGCTCGGCCTGGTCGAGCGCTCCGGCGAGGGGTGGCGACTCGGCCCCGCGGCCATGCCCAGCAGACGCGCGGGGCCGCGGTTCCGCCCGCCGGGCGCTCCAAACGGCCGCCAGGCGGTGCAGTCCCGCCCGGCCGGTCGGCAGTTGCCCTTCGGCGGCAGCGGCGGGGCGGCTTGA
- a CDS encoding YifB family Mg chelatase-like AAA ATPase, with protein MALARTRTVALVGIDGHAVEVEADLAPGLPGCTLIGLPDAALHEARDRVRAAIANSRERWPQQRITIGLSPASLPKGGSAFDLAMAVAILAAAGTVPIASLHDLVLFGELGLDGRVRPVRGVLPAVLAASRAGFVRAAVPAANAEEARLVPDIDVLPVATLSALLARLRGAASGLVEEECPAEPSVRSLARQLEPEPDLADVVGQLAARRAVEVAAAGGHHLFLVGPPGAGKTMLAERLPGLLPDLDRTAALEVTAIHSVAGQLPPGAGLVTRPPFCHPHHTATTAALVGGGSGLARPGAASLAHRGVLFLDEAPEFQAGALDALRQPLESGEIILARAAGTTRYPARFALVLAANPCPCGLGRADGSVCTCSPSARRRYLTKLSGPLLDRVDLRCQVQPVSRAALLADRELTEPSSLVRERVAEAGCRARRRLAGTPWRANAEVPGRELRTRWPLPGGAWAPLQADLAAGRLSARGLDRVLRVAWTLADLAGIASPGWREIGEARGLRMPVGVVA; from the coding sequence ATGGCGTTGGCCCGAACCCGCACCGTCGCGCTGGTCGGCATCGATGGCCATGCCGTCGAAGTCGAGGCGGACCTCGCGCCCGGCCTTCCGGGATGCACGCTGATCGGGCTGCCGGATGCCGCTCTGCACGAGGCTCGCGACCGGGTCCGGGCGGCGATCGCAAACAGCCGCGAACGCTGGCCGCAGCAGCGCATCACGATCGGCCTGTCGCCGGCGTCACTGCCCAAGGGCGGCAGCGCGTTCGATCTCGCGATGGCCGTGGCCATTCTTGCGGCCGCCGGGACGGTTCCGATCGCGTCCCTGCATGACCTCGTGCTGTTCGGCGAGCTGGGCCTCGACGGCCGGGTTCGGCCGGTACGCGGCGTTCTGCCGGCGGTCCTGGCGGCGAGCCGGGCCGGTTTCGTGCGGGCTGCGGTCCCGGCCGCGAACGCCGAAGAGGCGCGGCTCGTCCCGGACATCGACGTACTGCCCGTAGCCACGCTGTCCGCGCTTCTGGCTCGGCTGCGCGGGGCGGCGAGCGGGCTCGTTGAAGAGGAATGTCCGGCGGAGCCGTCGGTGCGTTCCCTTGCCCGGCAGCTCGAGCCGGAGCCGGACCTGGCTGATGTCGTCGGCCAACTAGCCGCCCGGCGGGCGGTTGAAGTGGCCGCGGCCGGTGGTCATCACCTGTTCCTGGTCGGTCCGCCGGGGGCCGGCAAAACGATGCTCGCGGAACGACTGCCGGGGCTGTTGCCCGACCTGGACCGGACGGCCGCCCTCGAGGTCACCGCCATCCACTCCGTGGCCGGCCAGCTGCCGCCCGGGGCTGGGCTCGTGACGAGGCCGCCGTTCTGCCATCCGCACCACACGGCGACGACTGCCGCTCTGGTCGGCGGCGGAAGCGGGCTCGCGCGGCCCGGGGCCGCATCGCTCGCGCACCGCGGAGTGCTGTTCCTCGACGAGGCGCCGGAGTTCCAGGCCGGCGCGCTCGACGCGCTGCGCCAGCCGTTGGAATCCGGAGAGATCATCCTGGCCCGGGCTGCCGGCACGACGCGGTACCCGGCCAGGTTTGCCCTCGTCCTGGCGGCCAACCCCTGCCCGTGCGGTCTCGGCCGGGCTGACGGCAGCGTGTGCACGTGCAGCCCGAGTGCCCGGCGGCGCTACCTCACCAAGCTGTCCGGGCCGTTGCTCGACCGCGTCGACCTCCGTTGCCAGGTCCAGCCGGTGTCTCGGGCCGCGCTGCTCGCCGATCGGGAGCTCACCGAGCCCAGCTCGCTGGTCCGCGAGCGGGTGGCCGAGGCGGGGTGCCGGGCCCGGCGGCGCCTTGCCGGGACTCCGTGGCGGGCCAATGCGGAGGTGCCGGGCCGGGAACTGCGCACCCGCTGGCCGCTGCCGGGGGGCGCGTGGGCGCCGTTGCAGGCCGATCTGGCGGCGGGCCGACTATCGGCGCGTGGGCTCGACCGGGTTCTTCGGGTGGCCTGGACGCTTGCCGACCTGGCGGGCATCGCCAGCCCGGGCTGGCGCGAGATCGGTGAGGCGCGCGGGCTGCGGATGCCGGTCGGGGTGGTCGCGTGA